A stretch of the Coprobacillus cateniformis genome encodes the following:
- the tig gene encoding trigger factor — translation METVCNKLEKCMMEVKVTFTTEEWKNAQEKALEKLAKNVKIDGFRQGKAPMKMVKSRVGKAAILEEATDVVLKKSYAAILLDNNIQPVGQPQVQIDELTEDVLKVTVTAPVAPEVTLGQYKGLEVKKGTVKVTKKEIEAELANYQNQFAELIIKEEGTVENGDTAVIDFEGFKDGVAFEGGKAENHSLEIGSGSFIPGFEEQVIGMKVGEEKEINVTFPEEYQSAELAGQEAVFKVKVHEIKTKVLPDIDDELAKDVNIDGIETLADLETYTKEQIKNKKQTEVESKFSDDIFNAVIENTPLEVPEAMIETETQTMLREVEQNLSQQGLNMELFQQLTGKTMEDMKTEMSEQAEKRVKFNLILAEIAKAENIEISDEEVDDEIKEIATYYGREFDEVKTIFEAQMGQIKSDLATRKAVQLIKDNVK, via the coding sequence ATGGAAACAGTTTGTAACAAACTAGAAAAATGTATGATGGAAGTGAAAGTGACTTTCACAACTGAAGAATGGAAAAATGCTCAAGAAAAAGCATTAGAAAAATTAGCTAAAAATGTAAAAATTGATGGATTTAGACAAGGTAAAGCTCCAATGAAAATGGTTAAATCTAGAGTGGGGAAAGCTGCAATCTTAGAGGAAGCAACAGATGTTGTTTTGAAGAAAAGTTATGCTGCTATCTTACTAGATAACAATATTCAACCAGTTGGTCAACCTCAAGTTCAAATTGATGAATTGACAGAAGATGTTTTAAAAGTAACAGTCACTGCTCCTGTTGCTCCTGAAGTAACTTTAGGACAATATAAAGGATTAGAAGTGAAAAAGGGAACTGTTAAAGTAACTAAGAAGGAAATTGAAGCTGAATTAGCTAACTATCAAAATCAATTTGCAGAATTAATCATTAAAGAAGAAGGAACTGTTGAAAACGGTGATACTGCCGTTATTGACTTTGAAGGATTTAAAGATGGTGTTGCTTTTGAAGGTGGAAAAGCTGAAAATCATTCATTAGAAATTGGATCAGGTTCATTTATTCCAGGTTTTGAAGAACAAGTTATAGGTATGAAAGTAGGGGAAGAAAAAGAAATTAATGTTACTTTCCCAGAGGAATATCAATCAGCTGAATTAGCAGGACAAGAGGCTGTCTTCAAAGTGAAAGTACATGAAATTAAAACGAAAGTTTTACCTGATATTGATGATGAATTAGCAAAAGATGTTAATATTGATGGTATTGAAACATTAGCTGATTTGGAAACTTATACAAAAGAACAAATCAAGAATAAAAAACAAACAGAAGTAGAATCTAAATTTAGTGATGATATCTTTAACGCGGTTATTGAAAACACTCCATTAGAAGTTCCAGAAGCAATGATTGAAACAGAAACACAAACAATGTTAAGAGAAGTTGAACAAAATTTATCACAACAGGGTTTGAATATGGAACTGTTCCAACAGTTAACTGGAAAAACAATGGAAGATATGAAAACTGAAATGAGCGAACAAGCTGAAAAACGTGTAAAATTTAATTTGATTTTAGCTGAAATTGCTAAAGCTGAAAACATTGAAATTTCTGATGAAGAAGTTGATGATGAAATCAAAGAAATTGCGACTTATTATGGTAGAGAATTTGATGAAGTCAAAACAATTTTTGAAGCTCAAATGGGACAAATCAAATCAGATTTAGCAACTCGTAAAGCAGTTCAACTAATCAAAGATAACGTGAAATAA
- the lon gene encoding endopeptidase La produces MEELDIVVDLPVICTRGMIVFPNHEISLDVGRDFSLKAIEKGVNEFDENIVFISQINPLDENTDFEHVYHFGTLCKVKRRIKRDNHGTIKLTVEGQKRVEILSLDEKDGCLFAKTRYLEDIESEKTEEIALVRKVSEQMQSMNKNLQMFPREVFSNLSQGMSASALADTIGQYINVELQTKQKILAECDINKRLLLVLGSMEEEKVINELEEKINLKVKESIDENQKEYYLREKLRAIKEELGDTPNKEDDADAIREELNNHPYPDYIKEKIEEELRRYDMMPSASSEANVVRSYIDWVMKTPWYQETEDIQDINEVEKVLNEDHFGLEKPKERIVEHLAVKQMTQSLNAPIICLVGPPGVGKTSISKSIARALGRKFVKASLGGVKDEAEIRGHRRTYLGSMPGRIIQSMKKAGVINPVFLLDEIDKMSSDYKGDPTSAMLEVLDPEQNQFFSDNYLEEPYDLSKVLFIATANDLGSIPEPLRDRLEIIEISSYTEQEKLEIAKRHLLKKERELYGLKAEQLNIPDETMMYVIRHYTREAGVRQLERLVAQICRKSVLKILKQGNLELTLQVSDLEDYLGKAPFEHTKKMDKPQIGVVTGMAYTQYGGDILPIEVNHFNGTGKFIITGQLGDVMKESASIALDYMKANREKYGLQNIAFDKEDIHIHVPEGAVKKDGPSAGVSLTTAILSAFSNRPVRDDVAMTGEITLRGQVLPIGGLKEKSISAHRSGIRKIIIPKDNAKDIDDIPKSVQADLDIVLADHIDTVLEHALVK; encoded by the coding sequence ATGGAAGAGTTAGATATTGTAGTTGATTTACCTGTCATTTGTACAAGAGGAATGATTGTTTTTCCTAACCATGAAATTTCTTTAGATGTTGGAAGAGATTTTAGTCTTAAAGCTATTGAAAAAGGTGTGAATGAATTTGATGAAAATATTGTCTTTATTTCTCAAATCAATCCACTTGATGAAAATACAGATTTTGAACATGTTTATCACTTTGGGACTTTATGTAAAGTGAAAAGAAGAATTAAAAGAGATAATCATGGAACAATCAAGTTGACTGTTGAAGGTCAAAAAAGAGTAGAAATTTTAAGTCTTGACGAAAAAGATGGATGTTTATTTGCAAAGACAAGATATCTTGAAGATATTGAAAGTGAAAAAACTGAAGAAATTGCATTGGTTCGTAAGGTTAGTGAACAAATGCAGTCAATGAATAAAAATCTACAAATGTTCCCACGTGAAGTTTTTTCGAATCTTTCACAAGGGATGAGTGCAAGTGCATTGGCAGATACAATTGGTCAATATATCAATGTAGAATTACAAACAAAACAGAAAATCTTAGCTGAATGTGATATTAATAAGCGTTTGCTTCTTGTTTTAGGAAGTATGGAAGAAGAAAAGGTTATTAATGAATTAGAAGAAAAGATTAATTTAAAAGTCAAGGAAAGTATTGATGAAAATCAAAAAGAATATTATTTAAGAGAAAAATTAAGAGCTATTAAAGAAGAATTAGGGGATACTCCTAATAAAGAGGATGATGCTGATGCTATTCGTGAAGAGTTGAATAATCATCCATATCCTGATTATATCAAGGAAAAGATTGAAGAAGAGTTAAGACGTTATGATATGATGCCATCTGCTTCATCAGAAGCAAATGTTGTAAGATCTTATATTGATTGGGTTATGAAAACACCTTGGTATCAGGAGACTGAAGATATTCAAGATATCAATGAAGTTGAGAAAGTCTTAAATGAAGATCACTTTGGATTAGAAAAGCCAAAAGAAAGAATTGTAGAGCATTTGGCTGTCAAGCAAATGACACAATCTTTGAATGCTCCAATTATCTGTTTGGTTGGCCCACCAGGTGTCGGGAAAACATCTATTTCTAAGTCTATTGCAAGAGCACTAGGTAGAAAATTTGTGAAAGCATCATTAGGTGGAGTCAAAGATGAAGCTGAAATTAGAGGGCATCGTAGAACTTATTTAGGATCAATGCCTGGTAGAATTATACAAAGTATGAAAAAAGCCGGAGTTATTAATCCAGTTTTCTTATTAGATGAAATTGATAAGATGTCTAGTGATTATAAAGGTGATCCTACAAGTGCAATGTTGGAGGTGCTTGACCCAGAACAAAATCAGTTCTTCTCAGATAATTATTTAGAAGAACCATATGATTTATCAAAAGTTCTCTTTATTGCAACTGCAAATGATTTAGGAAGCATTCCTGAACCATTGCGTGATCGTTTAGAAATTATTGAAATTTCTTCATATACTGAACAAGAAAAATTAGAAATCGCTAAACGTCACTTATTAAAGAAGGAAAGAGAACTGTATGGTTTAAAAGCTGAGCAATTAAATATTCCTGATGAGACAATGATGTATGTGATTCGTCATTATACAAGAGAAGCAGGGGTTAGACAATTGGAAAGATTGGTTGCTCAAATCTGTCGTAAATCAGTCTTAAAGATTTTAAAACAAGGTAATTTAGAGTTAACATTACAAGTGAGTGATTTAGAGGATTATTTAGGAAAAGCTCCTTTTGAGCATACTAAGAAAATGGATAAACCTCAAATTGGTGTTGTTACAGGAATGGCATATACTCAATATGGTGGAGATATTTTACCAATTGAAGTCAATCATTTCAATGGAACTGGTAAATTTATTATTACTGGGCAATTAGGCGATGTTATGAAAGAATCTGCTTCTATTGCGCTTGACTATATGAAAGCAAATCGCGAGAAGTATGGTTTGCAGAATATTGCTTTTGATAAAGAAGATATTCATATTCATGTTCCTGAAGGGGCAGTCAAAAAAGATGGCCCAAGTGCTGGAGTCAGTTTAACAACAGCAATTTTATCAGCATTTAGTAATCGTCCAGTGAGAGATGATGTTGCAATGACAGGTGAAATTACTTTGCGTGGACAAGTCTTACCAATTGGTGGCTTGAAAGAAAAATCTATTTCTGCGCACCGTAGTGGTATTCGTAAGATTATTATTCCTAAAGATAACGCCAAAGATATTGATGATATTCCAAAATCAGTACAAGCGGATTTAGATATTGTTTTGGCTGATCATATTGATACAGTTTTAGAACATGCATTAGTAAAATAA
- the yihA gene encoding ribosome biogenesis GTP-binding protein YihA/YsxC: MYKIHKAQFMLCAAWKSQWPENDLPEICLAGRSNVGKSSFINTITNHSKLAKVSGTPGKTRTLNFFNINDELRLVDVPGYGYAKVNDKIKESFGDMLDTYLRERDVLKGLVLIVDYRHKPTHDDKMMYDYAKHYHIPVIVVATKEDKLKRNDLKKNEKIIKDTLGFDKNDIFLRFSSLNKVGIDEVWEKILELCEQ, from the coding sequence ATGTATAAAATTCATAAAGCTCAATTTATGCTATGCGCAGCCTGGAAATCACAATGGCCAGAAAATGATTTGCCAGAAATCTGTTTAGCTGGTCGTAGTAATGTTGGAAAATCAAGTTTTATTAACACTATTACAAATCATAGTAAATTGGCAAAGGTATCTGGAACGCCTGGGAAAACAAGAACACTCAATTTTTTTAATATTAATGATGAACTTAGACTGGTAGATGTCCCAGGATATGGATATGCTAAAGTCAATGATAAAATTAAAGAAAGTTTTGGAGATATGTTAGATACATATTTAAGAGAACGGGATGTTTTAAAAGGTTTGGTATTAATAGTGGATTATCGACATAAACCAACTCATGATGATAAGATGATGTACGATTATGCTAAGCATTATCATATTCCAGTTATTGTTGTGGCAACAAAAGAAGATAAATTAAAAAGAAATGATTTAAAAAAGAATGAAAAAATCATTAAGGATACTTTAGGATTTGATAAGAATGATATATTTTTGCGTTTCTCAAGTTTAAATAAAGTGGGTATTGATGAGGTTTGGGAGAAAATTTTAGAGCTTTGTGAACAATAA
- a CDS encoding PTS sugar transporter subunit IIB produces the protein MNIMLCCASGMSTSLLVEKMKKAASQDGIKVDIWAVGANEIRENADKADVILLGPQVRYAQKKIESEAPGVPVANIGMREYGMMNGAVVLKQALDLIEKK, from the coding sequence ATTAATATTATGTTATGTTGTGCATCGGGGATGTCAACAAGTTTATTGGTAGAAAAAATGAAAAAAGCAGCCTCTCAAGATGGCATAAAGGTTGATATTTGGGCTGTAGGGGCAAATGAAATAAGAGAAAATGCTGATAAGGCAGATGTTATTTTGCTTGGACCACAAGTAAGATATGCACAAAAAAAGATAGAGTCTGAAGCACCTGGTGTTCCAGTTGCCAATATTGGTATGAGAGAATACGGAATGATGAATGGTGCTGTTGTTTTAAAACAAGCCTTAGATTTGATTGAAAAGAAGTAA
- a CDS encoding LysM peptidoglycan-binding domain-containing protein, translating to MQKIYFKKLVDLNHQLKELVSISVDESINYKMESQGMRAVGSIMMNGDYKDEKGKHSFHESIDLDIMALFEKITDKRDFHVKVEDFDYVINEGNLSLVIQACVYGVLDDEDRVIETSAPRVEETNDEAVVEEIESLLREEDVVEEVPEVEIPVVEIPKEIAIPVVETAPVAAIKEETVEVKKEMPEEDDDEDIGTYYLYVVQDGDSYQSVAAHYQVDEYKLKDYNHDRPLTKGTIVIVPYYS from the coding sequence ATGCAAAAGATATATTTTAAGAAGTTAGTGGATTTGAATCATCAATTAAAAGAATTGGTATCTATTTCAGTTGATGAATCAATCAATTATAAAATGGAAAGCCAAGGAATGAGAGCAGTAGGTAGTATTATGATGAATGGAGATTATAAAGATGAAAAAGGTAAACATAGTTTCCATGAATCTATTGATTTAGATATTATGGCCTTGTTTGAAAAAATCACTGATAAAAGAGATTTTCATGTAAAAGTAGAAGATTTTGATTATGTGATCAATGAAGGTAATTTATCACTTGTCATACAGGCCTGTGTTTATGGTGTTTTAGATGATGAAGACCGTGTTATTGAAACTTCTGCTCCAAGAGTTGAGGAAACGAATGATGAAGCAGTTGTAGAAGAAATTGAAAGTTTATTGCGTGAAGAAGATGTTGTAGAAGAAGTGCCGGAGGTTGAAATTCCCGTTGTTGAGATTCCTAAAGAAATAGCTATACCAGTCGTAGAGACAGCTCCAGTTGCTGCCATTAAAGAAGAAACGGTAGAAGTGAAAAAAGAAATGCCTGAAGAAGATGATGATGAGGATATTGGTACTTATTATTTATATGTTGTTCAAGATGGGGACAGTTATCAATCTGTAGCAGCTCATTATCAAGTAGATGAATATAAGCTTAAAGACTACAATCACGATCGTCCTTTGACGAAAGGAACTATCGTTATTGTTCCTTATTATTCATGA
- a CDS encoding DMP19 family protein, whose protein sequence is MRTVDLVVWVLFIGALIFLGYFFTKRVKDNKKIRQQMQMEYLERKEKYTYLRPGIFDTCPREDVSAAAIFHCIRKEDEDFDHYFEKMNYSEKVVFGIYQVSLSLEGQGSSIHSFFLSPSNRPFVPIVVDIFEEVGAHDIAELMRAARRFAEIIENDEEDDEDDPEMGDFSRYNFSDFTNEFVSLVNTTNLNEKITRFILDHKEDFYDTDIPKEIDGNGDEIDERISD, encoded by the coding sequence ATGAGAACTGTTGATTTGGTTGTTTGGGTATTATTTATTGGAGCGCTTATTTTTTTAGGTTATTTCTTTACAAAAAGAGTCAAAGATAATAAGAAGATAAGACAACAAATGCAAATGGAATATTTAGAAAGAAAAGAGAAATATACATATTTAAGACCAGGGATTTTTGATACATGTCCTAGAGAAGATGTTTCAGCAGCCGCTATTTTTCATTGTATAAGAAAAGAAGATGAAGACTTTGATCATTATTTTGAAAAAATGAATTATAGTGAAAAAGTTGTTTTTGGAATCTATCAGGTGTCTTTATCTTTGGAAGGACAGGGGTCTTCTATTCATAGTTTTTTCTTGAGCCCTTCAAACCGTCCATTTGTTCCTATTGTTGTGGATATTTTTGAAGAGGTCGGTGCTCATGATATAGCAGAATTAATGAGAGCAGCAAGACGTTTTGCAGAGATTATTGAAAATGATGAAGAAGATGATGAAGATGATCCTGAAATGGGAGATTTTTCAAGATATAATTTCTCGGATTTTACTAATGAATTTGTTTCATTGGTGAATACAACTAACTTGAATGAAAAAATCACAAGATTTATCTTAGATCATAAGGAAGATTTTTATGATACAGATATTCCTAAAGAAATTGATGGAAATGGAGATGAGATAGATGAAAGAATTAGCGACTAA
- a CDS encoding valine--tRNA ligase, with the protein MKELATKYNHQKVEEGKYKTWIDHHYFEAGDISKKPYSIVIPPPNVTGKLHLGHAWDTTLQDMIIRYKRMQGFDALWLPGMDHAGIATQAKVEARMREEGLSRYDLGREKFLEKAWSWKEEYASIIRNQWEKLGLSLDYSKERFTLDEGLSEAVKTVFITLYEKGLIYQGERIINWDPVQRTALSNIEVIHKEIEGHMYYFKYKVVENDETLIIATTRPETMFADQAIFVHPDDERYTHLVGKHAINPANGEALPIMADSYIDMSFGTAVMKCTPAHDPNDFALAKKYGLSMPICMHDNGTMNDMCGKYANMDRFECRAALLEDFEEAGVVDHIETHIHQVGHSERSHAIVEPYLSKQWFVKMKPLAKAALANQEKDSKVNFVPGRFEKTFKQWMENIEDWCISRQLWWGHQVPAWYHKETGEVYVGKTAPEDIENWKQDEDVLDTWFSSALWPFSTMGWPNTESEMFKRYFPTDTLVTGYDIIFFWVSRMIFQSLEFTHERPFQDVLIHGLIRDEQGRKMSKSLGNGVDPMDVIDEYGADTLRFFLTTNSAPGMDLRYIPEKLEASWNFINKIWNSARFVLMNIDEDMKYEDLSFTYLNLSDQWILNRLNDVIQSVDENMDKFEFVNVGSELYNFIWDDFCSWYIELSKAHLNSDNEIEKRATQETLVYVLNAIVRLLHPFMPFVTEEIYQSIPHLEESICIAKWPEVNTYFENTKINGQFQYLFDIIKGIRNIRAQYIIKNSIEIAYSIQTKDEQLSELLEDIALYVSKLCNARCIGYNVETSSHVATEMIKGGHALIVELGDYIDLNAEKKKLEDELKKLEGEIKRCQGMLSNPNFTSKAPPEKVKAEEAKMADYQSKYNAVQAKLEEMEKVK; encoded by the coding sequence ATGAAAGAATTAGCGACTAAATACAATCATCAAAAAGTTGAAGAAGGTAAATACAAAACATGGATTGATCATCATTATTTTGAGGCTGGTGATATTTCTAAAAAGCCATATAGTATTGTGATACCACCACCGAATGTTACTGGTAAATTACATTTAGGACATGCTTGGGATACAACACTTCAGGATATGATTATTCGTTATAAACGAATGCAGGGATTTGATGCCTTGTGGCTTCCTGGAATGGATCATGCAGGAATTGCAACGCAAGCTAAGGTTGAAGCAAGAATGCGTGAAGAAGGGCTTTCTCGATATGATTTAGGAAGAGAGAAATTTCTAGAAAAAGCGTGGTCTTGGAAAGAAGAGTATGCTTCTATTATTCGTAATCAATGGGAAAAACTAGGGCTGTCTTTAGATTATTCTAAGGAACGCTTTACATTAGATGAAGGTTTGAGTGAAGCAGTTAAAACAGTTTTTATTACTTTATATGAAAAAGGATTAATTTATCAGGGTGAACGTATTATTAACTGGGATCCTGTACAAAGAACAGCTCTGTCTAATATCGAAGTTATTCATAAAGAGATTGAAGGGCATATGTATTACTTTAAATACAAAGTGGTAGAAAATGATGAGACATTGATTATTGCAACAACACGTCCAGAAACAATGTTTGCTGACCAGGCTATATTTGTTCATCCGGATGATGAACGTTATACACATTTAGTAGGGAAACATGCAATAAATCCAGCTAATGGGGAAGCTTTGCCAATTATGGCAGACAGTTATATTGATATGAGTTTTGGAACTGCGGTTATGAAATGTACGCCTGCTCATGATCCTAACGATTTTGCTTTGGCTAAGAAATATGGATTAAGTATGCCTATTTGTATGCATGATAATGGAACGATGAATGACATGTGTGGAAAATATGCCAATATGGATCGTTTTGAATGTCGTGCTGCCCTTTTAGAGGATTTTGAGGAAGCAGGAGTTGTTGATCATATTGAAACACATATACATCAAGTTGGTCATTCGGAACGTAGTCATGCAATCGTTGAACCTTATCTATCAAAGCAATGGTTTGTTAAAATGAAACCTTTGGCCAAAGCTGCTTTGGCCAATCAGGAGAAAGATTCTAAAGTCAATTTTGTTCCAGGACGATTTGAAAAAACGTTTAAACAATGGATGGAAAATATTGAGGATTGGTGTATTTCTAGACAATTATGGTGGGGGCATCAAGTACCAGCATGGTATCATAAGGAAACAGGTGAAGTTTATGTTGGAAAAACTGCTCCAGAAGATATTGAAAATTGGAAGCAAGATGAAGATGTTTTGGATACATGGTTTTCAAGTGCGTTATGGCCATTTTCAACAATGGGTTGGCCAAATACAGAAAGTGAAATGTTCAAACGTTATTTTCCAACTGATACTTTAGTTACAGGATATGATATTATTTTCTTTTGGGTATCTCGTATGATCTTTCAATCCTTGGAGTTTACTCATGAAAGACCATTTCAAGATGTTTTAATTCATGGTTTGATCCGTGATGAGCAAGGTCGCAAAATGTCTAAATCTTTAGGCAATGGTGTTGATCCAATGGATGTTATCGATGAATATGGTGCTGACACATTACGTTTTTTCTTAACAACCAATTCTGCTCCAGGCATGGATTTGCGTTATATCCCAGAAAAGTTAGAAGCATCTTGGAATTTCATTAATAAAATTTGGAATTCAGCAAGATTTGTATTAATGAATATTGATGAAGATATGAAATATGAGGATTTATCATTTACATATTTAAATTTATCAGATCAATGGATTTTAAATCGTCTTAATGATGTTATTCAATCAGTTGATGAAAATATGGATAAGTTTGAGTTTGTGAATGTGGGAAGCGAACTTTATAATTTTATTTGGGATGATTTTTGTTCTTGGTACATAGAATTATCTAAAGCTCATTTAAATAGTGATAATGAGATTGAAAAACGTGCAACACAAGAAACATTAGTTTATGTTCTCAATGCTATTGTTCGTTTATTGCACCCATTTATGCCATTTGTGACAGAAGAAATTTATCAGTCTATTCCACATTTAGAGGAATCTATTTGTATAGCAAAATGGCCTGAAGTGAATACTTATTTTGAAAACACTAAGATTAATGGACAATTTCAATACTTATTTGATATTATCAAAGGAATTAGAAATATTCGTGCTCAATATATTATTAAAAACTCTATTGAAATAGCTTATAGTATTCAAACAAAAGATGAACAATTATCTGAACTTTTGGAAGATATTGCTTTATATGTTTCTAAATTATGTAATGCTCGCTGTATTGGTTATAATGTGGAAACATCATCTCATGTAGCTACTGAAATGATTAAAGGTGGACATGCTTTAATTGTTGAACTTGGTGATTATATAGATTTAAATGCTGAAAAGAAAAAACTGGAGGATGAACTTAAAAAACTTGAAGGTGAAATTAAACGTTGTCAGGGAATGCTTTCAAATCCTAATTTCACTAGTAAGGCTCCACCAGAAAAAGTTAAAGCAGAGGAAGCTAAAATGGCTGATTATCAATCAAAATATAATGCTGTTCAAGCTAAATTAGAGGAAATGGAAAAGGTGAAATAA
- the radC gene encoding RadC family protein — translation MIKSLPIEENPREKAIVNGIESLSNVELLALVLRTGNKDESVIQLAQRLLKEIGGISQLSHICYADLIALKGIKKAKAIELLSVIEMSKRLKQKESHESLLSPSDIYDYVKNEMMMLKQEHFVVLCLDIRNRVIKKKTIFIGSLNMSIVTPREVFKEAIGVSSAKMILLHNHPSGDALPSQEDLYLTEQFVKLGEMMAIEIMDHIIIGWNQFYSIKAKQLYYDNHG, via the coding sequence ATGATTAAATCATTACCAATAGAAGAAAATCCACGTGAGAAAGCGATTGTCAATGGGATTGAGTCTTTAAGCAATGTTGAGTTGCTGGCACTTGTTTTAAGAACTGGTAATAAAGATGAATCGGTTATCCAATTAGCACAAAGATTATTAAAGGAAATCGGTGGTATATCACAATTATCTCATATTTGTTATGCTGATCTCATTGCGCTTAAAGGGATTAAAAAGGCCAAAGCCATTGAATTATTAAGTGTTATTGAAATGAGTAAGCGATTAAAACAAAAAGAATCACATGAATCATTGTTATCACCAAGCGATATTTATGATTATGTTAAAAATGAAATGATGATGTTGAAGCAGGAACATTTTGTGGTTTTGTGCTTAGATATTCGTAATCGTGTGATTAAGAAGAAAACAATATTTATAGGCTCATTAAATATGAGTATTGTTACGCCACGTGAAGTCTTTAAAGAGGCTATTGGAGTCAGTAGTGCTAAAATGATACTTTTACATAATCATCCCAGTGGTGATGCCTTGCCTAGTCAGGAGGATTTGTATTTGACAGAGCAATTTGTTAAACTTGGCGAAATGATGGCTATTGAAATAATGGATCATATCATCATTGGCTGGAATCAATTTTATAGCATAAAAGCGAAACAACTCTATTATGATAATCATGGTTGA
- the mreC gene encoding rod shape-determining protein MreC: MYKKNKWNKHNKRIVIVTIILVLFSVVTLVTSRSASGIETIFKDTIANIEYYVIKAPIEYVSGLFNEYSEMKDVYEENAKLKQKLDDLARESAMNDVLTSELNQLKDITKIKYLPTDYQVKYTTVITRDAENWTNEVTINIGKLSGIKEGMAVITAQGMIGTVTSVSEISSTVSLLSSENSKSQLPVMILSGDKEYYGLLNRYDLSTKSYRITLLSDVEKLENGAKVVTSGLGGPGKSPKGILVGTVDGFTLGDDATESVCTAKPSADFNSLNYVAVVQRVNEE, from the coding sequence TTGTATAAAAAGAATAAATGGAATAAGCATAATAAAAGAATTGTAATTGTTACAATTATATTGGTACTCTTTTCTGTTGTGACTTTAGTCACAAGTCGTTCTGCTTCTGGAATTGAAACAATTTTTAAAGATACCATTGCAAATATTGAATATTATGTGATTAAAGCACCAATTGAATATGTAAGTGGTCTTTTTAATGAATATAGTGAGATGAAGGATGTTTATGAAGAAAATGCAAAGCTTAAGCAGAAATTAGATGATTTAGCTCGTGAATCAGCCATGAATGATGTTTTAACTTCTGAGTTGAATCAATTAAAAGATATTACAAAAATCAAATATCTACCAACTGATTATCAAGTGAAATATACAACAGTTATTACTAGAGATGCTGAAAACTGGACAAATGAAGTAACTATAAATATTGGAAAACTTTCAGGGATTAAAGAAGGAATGGCGGTGATAACTGCCCAAGGTATGATTGGAACAGTGACAAGTGTAAGTGAAATTTCATCAACTGTTTCACTATTATCTTCTGAAAATTCAAAGAGTCAGTTACCGGTTATGATCTTGAGTGGTGATAAAGAATATTATGGTCTTTTAAATCGTTATGATTTATCTACAAAAAGTTATCGTATTACACTGTTAAGTGATGTAGAAAAACTCGAAAATGGTGCAAAGGTTGTAACGAGTGGATTAGGTGGTCCTGGCAAGAGTCCTAAAGGGATTTTGGTAGGGACAGTAGATGGTTTTACATTGGGTGATGATGCAACTGAGTCTGTATGTACTGCAAAACCAAGCGCAGATTTTAATTCATTAAATTATGTTGCTGTGGTTCAAAGGGTGAATGAAGAATGA
- a CDS encoding septum site-determining protein MinC: protein MNIEVKGVNGVLVLKVNQFCDFDTVLNDLNMLLEQPIFQQDGYYPRAYFDFGCRYLKKEELNHLIMLIKQKKKILFDGLSLPHVQNQLEIKRQQLRNGEELFIDKETLFLGTVNPGSYVYCYDNVYFLNTVRGTIVAMNENVKIYGHDFQNAQIVINQETLHDLTTSALTSVYYKDNCIKAKKEDGYEQNYCSYIG from the coding sequence ATGAATATTGAAGTTAAAGGTGTAAATGGTGTTTTGGTTTTGAAAGTGAATCAGTTTTGTGATTTTGATACAGTATTAAATGATTTAAATATGCTCTTGGAACAACCTATCTTTCAACAAGATGGTTATTATCCAAGGGCATATTTTGATTTTGGGTGTCGATATTTGAAAAAAGAAGAATTAAATCATCTGATTATGTTGATAAAGCAAAAGAAGAAAATCTTGTTTGATGGTTTGTCATTGCCGCATGTTCAGAATCAACTAGAAATCAAACGACAACAATTGCGTAATGGGGAAGAACTTTTCATTGATAAAGAAACTTTATTTTTAGGGACAGTGAATCCTGGAAGTTATGTTTATTGTTATGACAATGTTTATTTTTTAAATACTGTACGTGGCACAATAGTTGCAATGAATGAAAATGTAAAGATTTATGGTCATGATTTTCAAAACGCTCAAATTGTCATAAATCAAGAAACTTTGCATGATTTGACAACATCTGCACTAACAAGTGTCTATTATAAAGATAATTGTATTAAAGCCAAGAAGGAGGATGGTTATGAGCAGAACTATTGTAGTTACATCGGGTAA